The Lutibacter profundi genome includes a region encoding these proteins:
- a CDS encoding TIGR00725 family protein, giving the protein MQIGIIGSNKSHCSKELYEFSYNLGLLLGKKGTTIINGGMQGTMEAVSKGVKDSNNNQSKVVGILPFDNKEKANKYIDIIIPTGIGFARNAVIVLSSDILIALGGGAGTLNEISYAWKFGKKVFCYTGTEGWSKKLANQNLDSRKKDLLIGFNTLEELSNLLFND; this is encoded by the coding sequence ATGCAAATTGGCATCATAGGTTCAAATAAAAGTCATTGTTCTAAAGAATTATATGAGTTTTCATATAACCTTGGTTTGCTCTTAGGTAAAAAAGGAACCACAATTATAAATGGCGGTATGCAGGGAACAATGGAAGCTGTTTCAAAAGGCGTTAAGGACAGCAATAATAACCAAAGTAAAGTTGTTGGTATCCTTCCATTTGACAATAAAGAGAAAGCAAATAAGTATATCGACATAATTATACCAACAGGTATTGGTTTTGCTCGAAACGCTGTAATAGTTTTATCATCTGACATTTTAATTGCTTTAGGTGGTGGAGCAGGTACTCTAAATGAAATTAGTTACGCTTGGAAATTTGGGAAAAAAGTATTTTGCTATACAGGAACAGAAGGATGGAGTAAAAAACTTGCCAACCAAAACTTAGATAGCAGAAAAAAAGATTTACTTATTGGTTTTAACACATTGGAAGAACTTTCAAATTTGTTATTTAATGATTGA
- a CDS encoding ATP-binding protein produces MEKLRLSIDGKIKRAAIILFGKDPNKFYPNIMVKIGRFGSDDADLKYQEVEEGNLIYLLKNVPEQLNRKFFIKPINFEGMQRIEKGEYPVAALREMLLNALVHRIYMGSSIQMRVYDNKFTSWNEGNLPEGLHIESLKTNHSSRPKNPIIADVCFKAGYIDSWGRGTLKIFNSCQEAELPEPTIEAKDGGILVTLFKNKYVREQLKELGLNERQVNAIEYLKVNSRITNKEYQELNSVTKKTATRDLKTLTDLELIHSSGKAGAGAFYVLN; encoded by the coding sequence ATGGAAAAACTAAGACTTTCTATAGATGGAAAAATTAAACGTGCTGCAATCATTCTTTTTGGGAAAGATCCAAATAAATTTTATCCAAACATCATGGTGAAAATAGGACGTTTCGGTTCTGATGATGCCGACTTAAAATATCAGGAAGTTGAAGAAGGAAATCTAATCTACTTATTAAAAAATGTACCGGAACAATTAAACCGTAAATTCTTTATAAAACCAATCAATTTTGAAGGAATGCAACGTATTGAAAAGGGGGAGTATCCTGTAGCTGCATTACGTGAGATGTTATTGAACGCACTAGTTCATAGAATTTATATGGGAAGTTCCATTCAAATGAGAGTGTACGATAATAAATTTACTAGTTGGAATGAAGGAAACTTGCCTGAAGGTCTACATATTGAATCATTAAAAACAAACCATTCATCACGTCCTAAAAATCCAATTATTGCCGATGTTTGTTTCAAAGCAGGTTATATTGATTCTTGGGGTAGAGGAACCTTGAAAATTTTCAACTCTTGCCAGGAAGCAGAACTCCCTGAACCAACTATTGAAGCCAAAGATGGTGGAATCTTAGTAACCTTATTCAAAAACAAGTACGTCCGTGAACAGTTAAAAGAGCTAGGCTTAAACGAAAGACAAGTTAACGCTATAGAATACCTAAAAGTAAATTCAAGAATCACGAATAAAGAGTACCAAGAGTTAAATAGTGTTACAAAGAAAACAGCAACTAGAGATTTAAAAACATTAACTGATTTAGAGTTAATTCATAGTTCTGGTAAAGCTGGAGCTGGAGCATTTTATGTGCTAAATTAA
- a CDS encoding type I restriction endonuclease subunit R, with the protein MTTQPEQILENNLIAQLQKLAYKKVIIKDEKDLLANLKSQLEIHNKAELSENDFKQILNYINKGNIFERAKILRDRVPYANDKGEPKTVELINQIHWCQNQFQVTQQVTMEGKYKNRYDVTILINGLPLVQIELKRRGLELKEAFNQTNRYERHSYWAGHGLFQFIQVFVISNGVNTKYYANSPVKARSFKQTFYWSDVDNKLITQLSDFTDEFLEPCHISKMITKYIVIHESDKILMVLRPYQFYAVEAIVDRTKNCTKNGYIWHTTGSGKTLTSFKAAQILTNLPKVHKVVFVVDRRDLDYQTTKEFNAFSKGSIDGTNNTNTLVKQMVGDNKLIVTTIQKLNTAISKQRYLSRMETMKEKRIVYIFDECHRSQFGKTHEDIKNFFTNCQMFGFTGTPIFEKNAGKNEFGKRTTSMLFDKILHKYVITDAIRDENVLKFSIEYISTFKKKDHILDIDVEAIDEAEVMNAPERLNNVTDYIITNHNRKTHSREFTSIFAVSSVDTLIEYYKLFHQKKEDGQHNLRLATIFSYNANEVDKDAIGFTTSEFDDVDLNVVAEPRSKYESEHSRDQLETFLGHYNKQFSTNYTTKDSQSFYNYYNDVAKRVKHKQIDVLLVVNMFLTGFDSKTLNTLYVDKNLRYHGLIQAYSRTNRILNELKSQGNIVCFRNLKGATDEAISLFSNINAKDEIIMQPYEEYVAKFNQAFISLLQITPTVNSVNDLQDEEKELEFIKAFRELMRLKNVLATFTEFDFSDLSMEEQNFEDYKSKYLDLYDKAKSANQKEKVSILNDVDFELELIHRDEINVAYILKLLTNLKDATEEEQEKQKNAILEMMTGDAQMRSKRELIERFIQENLPVIEDSDNIPEEFENYWSKERILALEKLSQEENLDSEKLQAVIGNYLFTEKKPLRDEIIGMLNKRPSLKERKTVAERVTEKILGFVETFINGITRP; encoded by the coding sequence ATGACAACACAACCGGAACAAATATTAGAAAATAATCTTATTGCTCAACTTCAAAAGTTGGCTTATAAAAAGGTTATTATAAAAGACGAAAAAGATTTATTGGCGAATCTAAAATCGCAGTTGGAAATTCACAATAAAGCTGAACTTTCTGAGAATGATTTTAAACAAATATTAAACTACATCAACAAAGGCAATATTTTTGAACGAGCCAAAATTTTGCGTGACCGTGTTCCATACGCAAACGATAAAGGGGAGCCTAAAACCGTTGAGTTAATTAATCAAATACACTGGTGTCAAAATCAATTCCAAGTTACGCAACAAGTAACAATGGAAGGCAAATACAAAAACCGTTACGATGTTACCATTTTAATTAATGGTTTGCCATTGGTGCAAATAGAATTAAAACGAAGAGGATTAGAACTCAAAGAAGCCTTTAATCAAACCAATCGCTACGAAAGGCATTCCTATTGGGCAGGTCACGGATTGTTTCAGTTTATTCAAGTTTTTGTAATCAGTAATGGAGTTAATACAAAATACTATGCCAACAGTCCTGTAAAAGCACGTAGTTTCAAACAAACCTTTTATTGGAGTGATGTAGATAATAAACTCATTACTCAACTTTCCGATTTTACCGATGAGTTTTTAGAGCCTTGTCATATCTCTAAAATGATTACTAAATACATAGTTATTCACGAATCGGATAAAATATTGATGGTGCTTCGTCCGTATCAATTTTATGCGGTAGAAGCAATTGTTGACAGAACAAAAAACTGCACGAAAAACGGTTATATCTGGCACACCACAGGTTCGGGAAAAACGCTAACTTCTTTTAAAGCGGCTCAGATACTTACCAATTTACCAAAAGTACATAAAGTGGTTTTTGTGGTTGACCGTAGAGATTTAGATTATCAAACAACCAAAGAATTTAACGCTTTCAGCAAAGGAAGTATTGACGGAACAAACAACACCAACACTTTGGTAAAACAAATGGTTGGCGACAATAAATTGATTGTTACCACTATTCAAAAATTGAATACTGCCATCAGCAAACAAAGGTATTTGAGCAGAATGGAAACGATGAAAGAAAAACGCATTGTTTACATTTTTGATGAGTGCCACCGTTCGCAATTTGGTAAGACCCACGAAGACATAAAAAACTTCTTTACCAACTGTCAAATGTTTGGTTTTACAGGAACACCAATTTTTGAAAAGAACGCAGGAAAAAATGAGTTTGGAAAGCGAACAACTTCAATGCTTTTTGATAAAATTTTGCACAAATATGTAATTACTGATGCAATTCGTGATGAAAATGTTTTAAAGTTCTCTATTGAATACATCAGCACTTTCAAAAAGAAAGACCACATTTTAGATATTGATGTAGAAGCCATTGACGAAGCAGAGGTTATGAATGCACCAGAGCGTTTAAACAATGTTACCGATTACATTATTACCAATCATAACAGAAAAACGCACAGCAGAGAGTTTACAAGCATTTTTGCCGTTTCAAGCGTTGATACTTTGATTGAGTATTACAAATTGTTTCATCAGAAGAAAGAAGATGGACAGCATAATTTGCGTTTGGCAACTATCTTTTCATACAATGCCAATGAAGTAGACAAAGATGCAATAGGTTTTACAACATCCGAATTTGATGATGTGGATTTAAATGTTGTTGCGGAACCAAGAAGCAAATATGAAAGTGAACATTCAAGAGACCAATTAGAAACATTTCTTGGTCATTACAACAAACAATTTAGTACCAATTACACAACAAAGGACAGTCAGAGTTTTTATAATTATTACAACGATGTTGCAAAGCGAGTGAAACATAAACAGATTGATGTTTTATTAGTAGTGAATATGTTTCTAACTGGTTTTGATAGCAAAACATTAAACACGCTTTACGTAGATAAGAATTTAAGGTATCACGGTTTAATTCAAGCCTATTCAAGAACAAACAGAATTTTAAACGAATTAAAATCGCAAGGGAATATTGTTTGCTTCCGAAACCTGAAAGGAGCAACAGACGAAGCAATTTCGCTCTTTTCAAACATTAATGCCAAAGATGAAATTATAATGCAACCGTATGAAGAATATGTTGCCAAATTTAATCAGGCATTTATTTCACTTTTACAGATTACACCAACGGTAAACAGCGTAAACGATTTACAAGACGAAGAAAAGGAACTTGAATTTATAAAAGCATTTAGAGAGTTGATGCGTTTGAAAAATGTATTGGCAACTTTTACTGAATTTGATTTTTCTGATTTATCAATGGAAGAGCAAAATTTTGAAGATTATAAATCAAAATATCTCGACCTTTACGATAAAGCAAAGTCTGCAAATCAAAAAGAGAAAGTATCTATTCTGAACGATGTCGATTTTGAGTTAGAATTGATTCACAGAGATGAAATAAATGTTGCCTACATTCTAAAACTACTTACCAATCTGAAAGATGCGACTGAAGAAGAACAAGAAAAACAGAAAAATGCAATTCTTGAAATGATGACTGGTGATGCTCAAATGCGTAGCAAGCGAGAACTGATTGAACGATTTATTCAAGAAAATTTACCTGTAATTGAAGATTCTGATAACATACCAGAAGAATTTGAAAACTATTGGAGCAAGGAAAGAATTTTGGCATTGGAAAAATTAAGCCAAGAGGAAAATCTGGATTCCGAAAAATTACAGGCAGTAATTGGAAACTATTTATTCACCGAAAAGAAACCGCTACGAGATGAAATTATCGGAATGCTAAACAAAAGACCAAGTTTGAAAGAAAGAAAAACAGTAGCGGAAAGAGTAACGGAAAAGATTTTAGGATTTGTAGAAACATTTATAAACGGAATAACAAGACCATAA
- a CDS encoding GxxExxY protein: MNETIKDDLTYKIIGCAMKVHSVLGNGFQEVIYQRALSIEMKKQNLSFERELEMPLFYDGFSIGSRRVDFLVEEKVMVELKALVKMEDVHLAQGLNYLVAYNVDLGLLLNFGAQSLEIKRLRHPKNKEKPNI, from the coding sequence ATGAACGAAACAATAAAAGACGATTTAACCTATAAAATAATAGGATGTGCAATGAAGGTGCATTCTGTTTTAGGTAATGGATTTCAGGAGGTTATTTACCAAAGAGCCTTATCCATAGAAATGAAAAAACAAAATTTATCTTTTGAGAGAGAATTGGAAATGCCATTGTTTTATGATGGTTTTTCAATCGGTAGCCGCAGAGTTGATTTTTTGGTAGAAGAGAAAGTAATGGTAGAACTTAAAGCATTAGTAAAAATGGAAGATGTGCATTTGGCTCAAGGTCTAAATTATTTAGTAGCTTATAATGTTGATTTAGGGCTGCTTTTAAATTTCGGAGCTCAAAGTTTGGAAATAAAAAGATTGAGACATCCTAAAAACAAAGAAAAACCCAACATCTAA
- a CDS encoding restriction endonuclease subunit S has translation MMNDKLNKNIPQLRFPEFDGEWDIKTLDQITTRIGDGIHSTPEYNDNGNYYFINGNNLVDGKIEIFETTKKVEESEAIKHNRELSDRTILLSINGTIGNLAFYTNEKVMLGKSAAYLNIRNEVDKEFIYNSLKISKTQNFFFSELTGSTIKNLSLKTIRETKIPIPTPAEQTRIATFLSAVDKRINLLQKKKAQLEQYKKGVMHKLFSQTIRFKYDNGNNFPDWEEKMLGEVGIFISGIGFANIEQGGQTGIPFLKVSDMNLVGNNKKITVANNYVNIEQIERLKYKPILEDSIIFAKVGAAIFLERKRIASNFLIDNNMMSYTPKGEIKFFKHLFDTLRLSKFAQVGALPSYNASDLKTIKIRLPSKPEQQKIAKFLSSIDKSIENVGKQIEASQEWKKGLLQKMFV, from the coding sequence ATGATGAACGATAAATTAAATAAAAATATACCACAATTACGGTTTCCTGAGTTTGATGGGGAATGGGATATTAAAACGTTAGACCAAATAACAACAAGAATTGGAGATGGGATACATAGTACTCCCGAATATAATGATAATGGGAATTACTATTTTATTAATGGTAATAATTTAGTTGATGGCAAAATAGAAATCTTTGAAACAACAAAAAAAGTAGAAGAAAGCGAAGCAATAAAGCACAATAGAGAGTTAAGCGACAGAACTATTCTATTATCTATAAATGGTACTATTGGAAATCTTGCTTTTTACACCAATGAAAAAGTAATGTTAGGTAAAAGTGCTGCATATCTAAATATAAGAAATGAAGTTGATAAAGAGTTTATTTATAATTCGTTAAAAATCTCGAAGACTCAAAATTTCTTTTTTTCTGAACTGACAGGTTCTACAATTAAGAACTTGTCTCTTAAAACGATTAGAGAAACCAAAATTCCTATTCCAACCCCAGCCGAACAAACCCGCATCGCCACCTTTCTAAGCGCAGTGGACAAACGCATAAACCTACTGCAAAAAAAGAAAGCCCAATTGGAGCAATACAAAAAAGGGGTAATGCATAAATTGTTTTCGCAAACTATTCGCTTTAAATACGATAACGGCAACAATTTTCCCGATTGGGAAGAGAAGATGTTGGGGGAGGTAGGTATATTTATTTCTGGTATCGGATTTGCAAATATTGAGCAAGGTGGGCAAACAGGGATCCCTTTTCTTAAAGTTTCTGATATGAATTTGGTGGGTAACAATAAAAAAATTACAGTTGCTAATAATTATGTAAATATTGAACAGATTGAACGTTTGAAATATAAACCAATATTAGAAGATTCGATAATCTTTGCAAAAGTTGGTGCTGCAATTTTTCTTGAGAGAAAGCGTATTGCATCAAATTTTTTAATTGATAACAATATGATGTCTTATACGCCAAAAGGAGAAATTAAGTTCTTTAAACACTTATTTGACACCCTAAGATTATCAAAATTTGCACAAGTAGGAGCATTACCTTCATACAATGCAAGTGATTTAAAAACTATTAAAATACGATTGCCATCAAAACCCGAACAACAAAAAATCGCCAAATTTCTATCGTCCATAGATAAATCCATTGAAAATGTGGGTAAACAAATAGAGGCATCGCAGGAATGGAAAAAGGGATTATTACAGAAGATGTTTGTGTAA
- a CDS encoding Bro-N domain-containing protein: MSDKNKIQLYEDKQIRTLWDADKEKWYISIVDVIAVLTESIDPPAYWRKLKQRLKAEGNQTVTNCHALKMLAADGKMRKTDVADTEQLFRLIQSIPSPKAEPFKLWLAQIASERLEEMQDPEITIDRALKQYLELGYSENWINQRLKSIEIRKELTDEWKKRGLKEGIQFATLTNIITKAWADKTTKEYKVLKGLKKENLRDNMTNTELILNMLAEASTKDISEAVAPKNFTESKKVAKQGGNVAKVARKELEAKTGKKVISPLNAKTFLQEKKTKKLKSDNEKE, translated from the coding sequence ATGAGTGATAAAAATAAAATACAATTATACGAGGATAAGCAGATAAGAACCCTTTGGGATGCCGATAAGGAAAAATGGTATATCTCTATTGTAGATGTAATTGCAGTATTGACCGAAAGTATTGACCCACCAGCTTATTGGCGAAAATTGAAACAACGCTTAAAAGCAGAAGGAAACCAAACCGTGACGAATTGTCACGCTTTGAAAATGCTTGCGGCTGATGGTAAAATGCGTAAAACCGATGTCGCTGATACCGAACAGCTTTTCAGACTAATTCAATCTATTCCATCGCCAAAGGCAGAACCTTTTAAACTGTGGCTGGCACAAATTGCATCGGAGCGATTAGAGGAGATGCAAGACCCCGAAATTACCATTGACAGGGCATTGAAACAATATTTAGAGCTTGGGTATTCTGAAAATTGGATTAACCAACGCTTAAAAAGTATTGAAATACGAAAGGAACTCACAGACGAATGGAAAAAACGAGGTCTAAAAGAAGGAATACAATTTGCCACACTAACCAATATCATTACCAAAGCCTGGGCAGATAAAACTACCAAAGAATACAAAGTTTTGAAAGGTTTGAAAAAAGAAAACCTTAGAGATAATATGACCAATACCGAACTGATACTAAATATGCTTGCCGAAGCATCTACCAAAGATATTTCGGAAGCCGTAGCACCCAAAAACTTTACCGAAAGCAAAAAAGTGGCAAAGCAGGGCGGTAATGTTGCCAAAGTTGCCCGCAAAGAATTAGAAGCAAAAACAGGTAAAAAAGTTATTAGCCCATTAAATGCCAAAACATTTTTGCAGGAAAAGAAAACGAAAAAACTAAAAAGTGATAATGAGAAAGAATAA
- a CDS encoding type I restriction-modification system subunit M, with the protein MSEDQKKILEAQLWGIANLLRGKISADDYRDYILGFIFYKYLSEKQYLYANSLLEGEEVTDYKEVTDSETLEAIKEESLLKLGYFLKPQELFSELAKKGNADTESESNYIIEDLQAVMNHIEQSTMGTESEEDFNALFEDLDLTSTKIGRTVGARNEVIVKILNHLDKIDFKLDDIEADVLGDAYEYLIAKFAAGAGKSAGEFYTPQQVSKILAKIVTTGKKKLKSVYDPTCGSGSLLLRVAKEVDDVSEFYGQELNRTTYNLARMNMILHDVHYRKFDIQQEDTLENPQHLDKRFEAVVANPPFSAHWKGNKNPLNSTDERFSQYGRIAPNTKADYAFVQHMIHQLADNGTMATVLPHGVLFRGAAEGVIRKYLIKELNYLDAVIGLPANIFYGTSIPTCILVFKKCREVDDNIVFIDASGDDHFKKNGNQNELRDEDVKEIIDTFRARETKDKYSYVATLEEIAENDYNLNIPRYVDTFEEEEEIDLNEVANRIIGFDNELEEINNKIVGFCNELGIVPPFKIKE; encoded by the coding sequence ATGTCAGAAGACCAAAAGAAAATATTAGAAGCCCAACTTTGGGGAATTGCAAACCTGCTAAGAGGAAAAATAAGTGCAGACGATTACCGAGACTATATTCTCGGTTTTATCTTTTATAAATACCTGAGCGAAAAGCAATATTTATACGCAAACAGTTTATTGGAGGGCGAAGAAGTTACCGACTATAAAGAAGTAACAGACTCTGAAACCTTGGAAGCCATAAAAGAAGAATCCTTACTAAAATTAGGCTATTTTCTAAAACCCCAAGAACTCTTTTCTGAACTGGCAAAAAAAGGAAATGCCGACACCGAAAGCGAAAGCAACTACATTATTGAAGATTTGCAAGCCGTAATGAACCACATTGAGCAAAGCACAATGGGAACGGAATCGGAAGAAGATTTTAACGCTTTGTTTGAAGACTTGGATTTAACTTCTACCAAAATTGGCAGAACCGTTGGAGCAAGAAACGAAGTAATTGTAAAAATATTAAATCATCTTGATAAAATTGATTTCAAACTTGATGATATTGAAGCTGATGTTTTGGGCGATGCTTACGAATATTTAATTGCAAAATTTGCCGCAGGAGCAGGAAAATCGGCAGGAGAATTTTATACACCGCAACAGGTTTCTAAAATATTAGCAAAAATTGTAACCACCGGTAAGAAAAAACTAAAATCGGTTTATGACCCAACTTGTGGTTCGGGTTCTTTGCTATTGCGTGTAGCAAAAGAGGTTGACGATGTAAGCGAATTTTACGGACAAGAACTAAACCGTACTACTTACAACTTGGCTCGTATGAATATGATTTTGCACGATGTGCATTACCGAAAATTTGACATACAGCAAGAAGATACTTTGGAAAATCCCCAACATTTGGATAAACGATTTGAAGCCGTAGTTGCCAATCCGCCTTTTTCTGCGCATTGGAAAGGAAACAAAAATCCGTTAAATAGCACAGACGAACGTTTTAGTCAATACGGAAGAATTGCCCCAAATACCAAAGCCGATTATGCTTTTGTGCAACATATGATACACCAATTGGCTGATAACGGAACAATGGCAACCGTGCTACCCCACGGTGTTTTGTTTAGAGGTGCTGCCGAAGGTGTAATCCGTAAATATTTAATAAAAGAACTTAATTATTTAGATGCTGTTATTGGCTTGCCTGCCAATATTTTTTATGGAACCAGTATTCCAACCTGTATTTTGGTATTTAAAAAATGCCGTGAAGTTGATGATAATATCGTTTTTATTGATGCCAGCGGAGACGACCATTTTAAAAAGAATGGAAACCAAAACGAATTGCGTGACGAAGATGTAAAGGAAATAATTGACACTTTCCGAGCAAGGGAAACCAAAGACAAATATTCTTACGTAGCCACTTTGGAAGAAATTGCCGAAAACGATTACAACCTAAATATTCCACGCTATGTGGATACTTTTGAAGAGGAAGAAGAAATTGATTTGAACGAAGTAGCCAACCGCATCATTGGTTTTGATAATGAATTAGAAGAAATAAACAATAAAATTGTGGGCTTTTGTAATGAACTCGGTATTGTTCCACCTTTTAAAATTAAGGAATAA
- a CDS encoding nucleotidyl transferase AbiEii/AbiGii toxin family protein — protein MKLHNNSTLFKEAVKFTAAEKNIKDIYVEKDYWVTFVLYNLYKSQLGKEIVFKGGTALSKCYHIIERFSEDIDLIILKDKSQSDHYLKQKLKEITTAVTKLLPEIEEKEITHRVGMVRKTAHTYPKAFKGEFGQIRDTIIVEATRLGHHEPFETKTVASYIYEMMLSTNQEKLAEQYGLLPFNVLALDIKRTLCEKIMSLVRFSYTENAIEDLNNKIRHIYDMHQLLKNKEIEKFFNTVKFDKMLLRVASDDVVSFKNNNQYLQTHPKEALLFSQPEKTWKQLKTTYQGSFKTLVFGTYPNESEILKTILLITSRLEKINWQLKLKV, from the coding sequence ATGAAACTTCACAACAATAGCACATTATTTAAAGAAGCAGTAAAGTTTACAGCAGCAGAAAAAAACATAAAAGATATTTATGTTGAAAAAGACTATTGGGTAACCTTTGTATTGTACAATTTGTATAAAAGTCAATTAGGTAAAGAGATTGTATTTAAAGGAGGTACAGCATTGTCCAAATGTTATCATATAATAGAACGTTTTTCTGAAGATATTGATTTAATTATCTTAAAAGACAAGAGCCAATCTGACCATTATTTAAAGCAAAAGTTAAAAGAAATTACCACAGCTGTAACTAAACTTTTACCTGAAATAGAAGAAAAGGAAATTACCCATAGAGTTGGAATGGTTCGGAAAACAGCGCATACATACCCAAAAGCATTTAAAGGTGAATTCGGCCAAATTAGAGATACCATTATTGTTGAAGCTACAAGGTTAGGACATCATGAACCTTTTGAAACAAAAACCGTTGCATCCTACATCTATGAAATGATGTTAAGCACAAATCAAGAGAAATTAGCTGAACAATATGGCTTGTTACCTTTCAATGTGCTAGCCTTGGATATTAAAAGAACACTGTGCGAAAAAATTATGAGTTTGGTACGCTTTTCTTATACTGAAAACGCCATAGAAGATTTAAATAACAAAATTAGACATATCTACGATATGCATCAACTACTAAAAAATAAAGAAATTGAAAAATTCTTTAACACTGTAAAATTTGATAAAATGTTACTTCGTGTAGCGAGTGACGATGTAGTTAGTTTTAAAAATAACAATCAATATTTACAAACCCATCCTAAAGAAGCACTATTGTTTAGCCAACCAGAAAAAACGTGGAAACAATTAAAAACAACTTACCAAGGAAGTTTTAAAACATTGGTATTTGGGACATACCCAAATGAAAGTGAAATACTTAAAACAATTCTTCTAATAACATCAAGGCTAGAAAAAATAAATTGGCAACTGAAACTCAAAGTGTAA
- a CDS encoding DUF6088 family protein has translation MKTSVYIECKINKLPKGYVFTYIDFISEVTKREAIIKHLNRMVASGKIEKLSKGKYYKPQNTVFGNLLPEQNQIVKDLLEKNGKLLGYITGYSYYNSMGFTTQVSNVIQIARNETRPSLQRGRFKVAFIKQRNTIAKQNVPLLRLLDTIRFIKDIPDATINNSCIRLQKLLTELTKEEQEQLKKLALKYPPSTRALLGALFQQIDSNQNTEILQKSLNPITTYKLSVSKTILPTAKNWNIK, from the coding sequence GTGAAAACATCAGTTTACATTGAGTGTAAGATAAATAAACTACCTAAAGGATACGTATTCACCTATATAGATTTTATATCAGAGGTAACAAAGAGAGAAGCCATTATTAAACACCTAAACAGAATGGTAGCTTCTGGTAAAATAGAGAAACTCTCAAAGGGAAAATATTATAAACCTCAAAATACTGTCTTTGGTAACCTATTACCAGAGCAAAATCAAATTGTAAAAGATTTATTAGAAAAAAACGGAAAACTATTGGGATATATTACAGGGTACAGTTATTACAATAGTATGGGTTTTACTACGCAAGTAAGTAATGTAATCCAAATTGCCAGAAATGAAACCAGACCTTCTTTACAGCGAGGTAGATTTAAAGTAGCTTTTATCAAACAAAGAAATACAATTGCCAAACAAAATGTACCATTGCTTAGGTTGTTAGATACCATCCGTTTTATAAAAGATATACCAGATGCAACCATCAATAATTCGTGTATTCGCTTGCAAAAATTACTAACGGAATTAACGAAAGAAGAACAAGAGCAACTAAAAAAACTAGCGTTGAAATACCCACCTTCAACAAGAGCCTTATTAGGTGCATTATTTCAACAAATAGACAGCAATCAAAATACAGAGATACTTCAAAAGTCTTTAAATCCAATAACAACGTATAAATTATCGGTTTCAAAAACTATTTTACCAACTGCTAAAAACTGGAATATTAAATGA
- a CDS encoding ATPase: MNPTPHIKTEGTSKFQIGEIINNTVQYDFEKIKTYLNIKGHILFGKNFKLYKEDEPLLFKLCCYFIQDHYSCAQMGIDTNKGILLSGPIGCGKTSLMKLLPHLAPHKTNYEMVPTRNIVFNFNASGFEVLEKYNDNKNYCFDDLGVEPTGCHYTTECNVLGEILLSRYDLFTRHPQLDWGSHKTNFRIKTHITTNLNAHELEKRYGNRVRSRLREMMNVISFDKNSKDKRK; the protein is encoded by the coding sequence ATGAATCCAACACCACACATAAAAACCGAAGGAACCTCAAAATTCCAAATAGGAGAAATAATAAACAATACCGTACAATACGACTTCGAAAAAATAAAAACCTACCTCAACATCAAAGGCCACATCCTTTTTGGCAAAAACTTTAAACTCTATAAAGAAGACGAACCATTACTTTTTAAACTTTGTTGTTATTTCATTCAAGACCATTACAGCTGTGCACAAATGGGAATAGACACTAACAAAGGAATATTACTTTCGGGTCCTATAGGTTGCGGTAAAACTTCTTTAATGAAACTACTACCACACTTAGCACCACACAAAACAAATTACGAAATGGTTCCAACACGCAACATCGTTTTCAATTTCAACGCATCCGGATTTGAAGTTCTCGAAAAATACAACGATAACAAAAACTACTGCTTTGACGATTTAGGAGTAGAACCAACAGGCTGTCATTACACAACAGAATGCAACGTACTAGGAGAAATTTTACTTTCGCGCTATGACTTATTTACACGTCATCCTCAACTTGACTGGGGATCTCATAAAACAAATTTCAGAATCAAAACCCACATCACCACCAACCTAAACGCCCATGAACTTGAAAAAAGATATGGCAACCGTGTAAGAAGCAGATTAAGAGAAATGATGAACGTTATAAGTTTTGATAAAAATTCAAAAGATAAGAGGAAATAA